Within the Deltaproteobacteria bacterium genome, the region CTCCCTGGAGGCGAGCCCCTCGCTGCTAGACACCATCCTCGGCATCGATCGCTCGATGATCACCTGGACCAGCGAGGGCGGCGCCTCGGCCTGGCTCTGGGAGCTGGACGCCGGCGGCGCCTCGATCTCACCGGCCCTCTGGCAGAGCACGACTCCGGGCGAGATCGCGGCCTTCGGCCTGCAGGCCGTGCCCACCGCGACGACCACCTACCGCCTGGAGGTCTGGAACGCGGCCGGAGCGACGACCACCGCCGAGGTCACGGTGCGGGTGGACGAGCTGGGCTTCATCTCGACCGGCCTCGCCCCCGCTCAGATCGTCGCCGGCGAGAGCGCGACCCTCTCCTGGCAGGCCAGCAGCCAGGCCACCTCGGTGAGCGTCAACCCGACGCCGGGGATGCTCCTCGAGGCGCCCACCGGCGCCTTCCAGGACATCTCGACCACCGGCACCGAGGTCACGAACCTGACGACCTCCGACTTTAGTTTGGATTACTGGGACGAAGGGGTCTCCCTCGTCAGTCTCCCCTTCGCCTTCCCCTTCTACGGTGAAAGCCTGACGCAGGTAGTCGTCACCACCAACGGCTACCTCGCCTTCGACGCCGGTCTCGCGGATCCTCTCGCGACCAACCCCTCGACCTTTCCGAGCACGGGAGCCCCCCATGGTGGGTTCATCGCTCCCTTCTGGGATGATCTGGATGCCCATGACGGGGGCGCGACGCCGGGCGCCCCCGGCACCCTCTACACGCAATCTGGAACCGATGCGAACGGCAACTACTTCGTCGTCCAGTGGACGAACTACCTCCTCTGGTCCGTCTCGCCTCACGGCGACCTGAACTTCCAGGTCTGGATCTGGGAGGACGGGAGCATCGAGGTCCGCTACGGCACCATGACCTCGGCCTCGAACCAGGCGGCCGCCGATGGCAGCAGCGCCACGATCGGCGTCGAGAGTGTCGATGGCACCACCGGCCACGCCATCTCGGTGAACACCGCCGCGCCCGGCGGCCTCTCGAACACCGGCTGGCGCCTCTCGCCCGCCTCCTTCGGCACCGCCGACACCCACGTCGTCAGCCCTTCGGCCTCGACCGACTACCAGCTCTGCGCCAGCGACGGCACCTCGACGGTCTGTGAGACCCTGCGCCTGGTGGTGGTGAAGCCCGGCGACGTGATGGTGAGCGAGCTGATGCTCTCGCCGGTGGCTGCCCCTGTGCCAGACGGCCAGTGGATCGAGCTCTCCAACACCTCGGCCGAGACCCTCGACCTCTCGGGCTGGATCCTCGGAGACGGCACCGGCAGCCACACCCTCTCC harbors:
- a CDS encoding lamin tail domain-containing protein, with protein sequence MVSAGPRIGSFTASADFITLGDPIDLAWTVQNDASGVTPTLTLTDDQGGTHDVSALNANADSYSFTPSAPGTYVFTLTADTPGTTAASATATVVVAPVPRILSLEASPSLLDTILGIDRSMITWTSEGGASAWLWELDAGGASISPALWQSTTPGEIAAFGLQAVPTATTTYRLEVWNAAGATTTAEVTVRVDELGFISTGLAPAQIVAGESATLSWQASSQATSVSVNPTPGMLLEAPTGAFQDISTTGTEVTNLTTSDFSLDYWDEGVSLVSLPFAFPFYGESLTQVVVTTNGYLAFDAGLADPLATNPSTFPSTGAPHGGFIAPFWDDLDAHDGGATPGAPGTLYTQSGTDANGNYFVVQWTNYLLWSVSPHGDLNFQVWIWEDGSIEVRYGTMTSASNQAAADGSSATIGVESVDGTTGHAISVNTAAPGGLSNTGWRLSPASFGTADTHVVSPSASTDYQLCASDGTSTVCETLRLVVVKPGDVMVSELMLSPVAAPVPDGQWIELSNTSAETLDLSGWILGDGTGSHTLSPGAPLLLAPGALHVLAFGDDPALNGGITGAEAFGSALTLSPAGGSLTLSCSTLTVDAVTWDGTWTFSNGAALQAGALTPGDPASNDGFTAWCDADTPYGDGDLGTPGAPNSSCP